From Methanospirillum lacunae, a single genomic window includes:
- a CDS encoding signal peptidase I, which produces MNHNPPQITQLNVGYYLDNLPEINGDEIVYSGMSMYPTFIDGDKVIFDRFSQIKHGDVIVYPEPGGHRYIIHRVIEIQGEQVQTAGDNNRSPDSYSIDRQSIIGKVIRKRRFDVSSSVRGEIWGRIYFRYRVSIHRRILESITFGKPLYELLVRGAILGKLFAPFLDIRQVVLIKDGKTEIRLFLNNHYVGVRKGVDQPWSIRAPFRIFIDPDKLPAYRDVIREALEEELSSMRNTPDDRKLGVTQEN; this is translated from the coding sequence ATGAACCACAATCCCCCTCAAATCACCCAGTTAAATGTGGGATATTATCTGGATAATCTGCCAGAGATCAATGGAGATGAGATCGTATATTCAGGGATGAGTATGTACCCAACATTCATCGATGGTGATAAGGTAATATTTGACCGATTTTCTCAAATAAAACATGGAGACGTGATCGTCTATCCTGAACCAGGGGGTCATAGGTATATTATCCACCGGGTGATTGAAATCCAGGGAGAACAGGTTCAGACTGCTGGTGATAATAACCGAAGTCCTGATTCGTATTCGATTGATCGTCAGTCAATTATCGGAAAAGTAATCCGGAAGCGGAGGTTTGATGTATCATCATCAGTCAGAGGAGAAATCTGGGGAAGGATATACTTCAGATACCGGGTATCTATACACCGAAGGATTTTGGAATCTATTACATTTGGAAAGCCTCTGTACGAACTTCTTGTCCGGGGAGCTATCCTTGGAAAACTATTTGCTCCATTTCTTGATATCAGGCAGGTTGTCCTGATCAAAGATGGGAAGACAGAGATCAGGTTATTTTTGAATAATCATTATGTAGGGGTCCGCAAAGGAGTTGACCAACCGTGGAGTATCAGGGCTCCGTTCCGGATTTTTATTGATCCTGATAAACTGCCTGCGTATAGAGATGTAATCAGGGAGGCACTTGAAGAGGAGTTGTCCTCAATGAGAAATACACCTGATGACCGAAAACTTGGTGTGACCCAGGAAAATTGA
- a CDS encoding V-type ATP synthase subunit D produces MADIKPTRSEFIDTKRKIKLSQNGYKILKMKRDGLIMEFFKILEQARDTRGALMTNYQRAQEMMAIANTIEGSIGVKAAAFSVRENPEITLKSKNIMGVVVPEIESSQVRKGIADRGYGVIGTTPVIDDTAKAFEELVEAIIKSAEIETTMKRLLNEIESTKRRVNALEFKVIPNLISTRDFIKMRLDEMEREELFRLKKIKARTQA; encoded by the coding sequence ATGGCAGACATCAAGCCGACCCGATCTGAGTTCATTGACACCAAGCGGAAGATCAAACTCTCCCAGAATGGGTACAAGATCCTCAAGATGAAGCGTGATGGGCTGATCATGGAGTTCTTTAAAATTCTGGAACAGGCACGGGATACTCGTGGTGCACTGATGACTAACTATCAGCGTGCCCAGGAGATGATGGCAATCGCAAACACCATTGAGGGTTCAATCGGTGTGAAGGCTGCCGCATTTTCTGTCCGTGAAAATCCTGAGATCACTCTGAAAAGCAAGAACATCATGGGTGTCGTGGTTCCGGAGATCGAATCCTCCCAGGTCCGCAAGGGTATTGCGGACCGTGGGTATGGTGTGATCGGGACCACTCCGGTCATCGATGATACAGCAAAAGCCTTTGAGGAGCTTGTTGAAGCGATCATTAAGAGCGCTGAGATAGAGACGACGATGAAAAGGCTCCTCAATGAGATCGAGAGTACCAAACGCCGGGTTAATGCTCTGGAATTTAAGGTTATTCCAAATCTCATTTCAACGAGGGATTTCATCAAGATGCGTCTTGACGAGATGGAGAGAGAAGAACTCTTCAGGCTCAAAAAGATCAAAGCCAGAACCCAGGCTTAA
- a CDS encoding V-type ATP synthase subunit B has translation MKEYRTISQIAGPLVFVEKTEPIGYQELVNIVLSDGTEKRGQVLDTSDDIVVVQVFESTTGIGKDSGVRFTGETIKMPVGKDMLGRILSGAGKPKDGGPEIVPEKRLEITGAAINPWARASPRQFIQTGISTIDLTNTLVRGQKLPIFSGAGLPHNEIALQIARQAKVPGSDEEFAVVFAAMGITKEEENQFMAEFERTGALEHAVVFLNLADDPAVERIITPRLALTTAEYLAFELGYHVLVILTDMTNYCEALRQIGAAREEVPGRRGYPGYMYTDLASLYERAGIIKGKKGSVTQLSILTMPGDDITHPIPDLSGYITEGQIVVNRDLHRKGIYPPINVLPSLSRLMNLGIGKGFTREDHKKVSDQLYAGYAEGMDLRGLVAIVGKDALSERDRGFLDFADEFEKRFVRQGKDEDRTIEDSLDLGWDLLKDMAEEQLGRIDRETIQKYHPKYRKKAE, from the coding sequence ATGAAGGAATACCGAACGATCTCCCAGATTGCTGGTCCACTGGTCTTTGTTGAGAAGACAGAACCAATCGGATACCAGGAACTGGTCAACATCGTTCTCTCTGATGGAACTGAGAAGCGTGGTCAGGTTCTTGATACCTCTGACGATATTGTCGTTGTTCAGGTCTTCGAGTCCACCACTGGTATCGGAAAGGACAGTGGTGTCAGGTTCACCGGCGAGACGATCAAGATGCCGGTGGGCAAGGATATGCTCGGACGTATCCTCTCCGGTGCAGGTAAACCAAAAGACGGCGGTCCTGAGATCGTTCCAGAAAAGCGGCTCGAGATCACTGGTGCTGCTATCAACCCATGGGCACGTGCATCACCACGTCAGTTTATCCAGACCGGTATCTCAACAATCGACCTGACAAACACACTCGTTCGTGGTCAGAAACTTCCGATCTTCTCTGGAGCAGGTCTGCCACACAACGAGATTGCACTCCAGATCGCCCGTCAGGCAAAGGTGCCAGGCTCAGACGAAGAGTTCGCAGTCGTGTTCGCTGCAATGGGTATCACCAAGGAAGAAGAGAACCAGTTCATGGCTGAGTTCGAGCGGACTGGTGCTCTAGAGCACGCCGTAGTTTTCCTGAACCTTGCAGATGATCCGGCTGTCGAGCGTATTATCACACCACGTCTCGCACTGACCACAGCAGAGTACCTCGCATTCGAGCTTGGATACCATGTGCTGGTTATCTTGACCGATATGACCAACTACTGTGAAGCACTGCGTCAGATCGGTGCAGCACGTGAAGAAGTGCCAGGCCGTCGTGGATATCCGGGATACATGTACACCGATCTTGCATCCCTGTACGAGCGTGCCGGTATCATCAAGGGCAAGAAAGGATCTGTGACCCAGCTCTCGATCCTGACCATGCCAGGTGATGATATCACCCACCCGATCCCTGATCTCTCCGGGTACATCACCGAAGGGCAGATCGTGGTTAACCGTGATCTTCACCGTAAGGGTATCTACCCACCGATCAATGTACTTCCGTCCCTTTCCCGTCTGATGAACCTCGGTATCGGAAAAGGATTCACCCGTGAAGACCACAAGAAGGTTTCAGACCAACTGTATGCAGGATATGCAGAAGGTATGGACCTTCGTGGTCTCGTGGCAATCGTCGGAAAGGATGCACTCTCAGAGCGTGACCGTGGGTTCCTTGACTTTGCTGATGAATTCGAGAAGCGATTCGTCAGACAGGGCAAGGATGAAGACCGGACGATCGAGGATTCCCTTGACCTCGGCTGGGACCTCCTCAAAGATATGGCAGAAGAACAGCTCGGCCGTATCGACCGTGAGACAATCCAGAAGTATCATCCCAAGTACCGTAAAAAGGCGGAGTGA